A single genomic interval of Ruminococcus sp. NK3A76 harbors:
- a CDS encoding relaxase/mobilization nuclease domain-containing protein, translating to MPYCKCIAIHTTVEKSLRYILDPDKTESLLYTTSINCITDAESACDQMGLVYNQSARDHFDSPPPLEGKGSVKAIHYIQSFSPDDNVTPELAHKIAMTMVRKNFGDDAQAVIATHVDKDHLHSHIIICSYSLSGQKYYANKESLRQFRQNSDGVCKAFGIEIHPNLEGKGRSVDHYEWEQRKKGTSWKEQIRQIIKELIGSVNSLDELLQALEERDYEVKRGKYISIKAPGQERFVRTKTLGEEYTEESLNTRILYKDIGAGSTPMQDEPSQLRAAYVAVIGDIRILAEQRKKVPRKRIITAEYSADNDLDVYKLSAQLSVINKNNISSIGELEGQVSRRKDFYDKQRGEINDLIEEHNRLVSLWEQVQEFYELSKKDELSDTDKLRKAVCKQAMERNDILNSADVDTLRRNLNSLSKRISGMKESLGKCRQQYEVYSDIRDTYYKISKGDYLSNLVEEECKRREQTKKKLKR from the coding sequence ATCCCGTACTGTAAATGTATCGCTATCCACACTACTGTCGAGAAAAGTCTGAGGTACATACTTGACCCCGACAAAACCGAATCGCTGCTCTACACGACCTCCATAAACTGTATAACGGATGCTGAATCGGCCTGCGATCAGATGGGGCTCGTTTACAACCAATCCGCTCGTGACCACTTCGATAGCCCTCCGCCTTTGGAGGGTAAGGGCTCGGTGAAGGCGATACATTACATACAGTCATTTTCGCCGGATGACAACGTCACGCCGGAGCTTGCCCATAAGATCGCAATGACGATGGTCCGCAAAAACTTTGGTGATGATGCTCAGGCGGTCATCGCAACTCACGTTGATAAAGATCACTTGCATTCGCATATTATAATCTGTTCCTATTCGCTGTCAGGTCAGAAATATTATGCTAATAAGGAATCCCTGCGACAGTTCCGACAAAACTCGGACGGAGTGTGCAAGGCGTTTGGTATTGAAATTCACCCGAACCTCGAAGGCAAGGGGAGGTCTGTTGATCATTATGAATGGGAACAGCGCAAGAAAGGCACCTCGTGGAAAGAGCAGATTAGGCAGATAATCAAGGAGCTGATAGGGTCAGTGAATTCACTTGATGAACTATTGCAGGCTCTTGAAGAACGTGACTATGAAGTCAAGCGTGGGAAGTACATCTCGATAAAAGCACCGGGACAGGAACGGTTCGTCCGCACTAAAACGCTCGGAGAGGAGTACACCGAAGAAAGCCTTAATACTCGCATATTATATAAAGATATAGGGGCTGGGTCAACACCTATGCAGGACGAGCCGTCGCAGTTAAGGGCTGCTTATGTTGCTGTTATCGGTGATATTCGCATACTTGCAGAGCAGCGAAAAAAGGTGCCTCGCAAGCGGATCATTACTGCGGAATACTCCGCCGATAATGATCTTGATGTGTATAAGCTCTCGGCGCAGCTATCAGTTATCAACAAAAACAATATCAGTTCTATCGGTGAGCTGGAGGGACAAGTCTCTCGCCGTAAAGATTTCTATGATAAGCAAAGGGGCGAAATAAACGACCTTATCGAAGAACACAACCGCCTTGTGTCCCTATGGGAACAGGTTCAGGAGTTTTATGAGCTGTCAAAGAAGGATGAGTTGTCCGATACCGATAAGCTGCGAAAGGCTGTTTGCAAACAGGCAATGGAAAGAAATGATATTCTGAACTCAGCAGATGTTGACACCCTGCGCAGGAACTTGAACAGTTTATCCAAGAGAATAAGCGGTATGAAGGAGAGTCTTGGAAAATGTCGTCAACAGTATGAGGTGTACTCCGACATAAGAGATACATATTATAAAATCTCAAAGGGTGATTACCTTAGCAACCTTGTGGAGGAAGAATGCAAGCGCAGAGAACAGACAAAGAAGAAACTAAAAAGATAA
- the mobC gene encoding plasmid mobilization relaxosome protein MobC — translation MEKQPVFYDMKEIAPLINGMRIISRNINQLAKKANETNNIYAEDVEILRKEVSELSRTVNVSLSTLLSRKV, via the coding sequence TTGGAAAAGCAGCCAGTCTTTTACGATATGAAAGAGATCGCACCTCTTATAAACGGAATGCGCATTATCTCCCGTAATATCAATCAGCTTGCAAAGAAAGCGAATGAAACGAATAACATCTACGCAGAGGATGTTGAGATCTTACGAAAGGAGGTGAGCGAGCTATCCCGTACTGTAAATGTATCGCTATCCACACTACTGTCGAGAAAAGTCTGA
- a CDS encoding class I SAM-dependent DNA methyltransferase has translation MINIRKLETELWESADLLRSGSKLTSNQYCMPVLGLIFLRYAYSRFKMVEAEILKNRPSRGGRVMPVEASDFAAKSALFLPREAQYEYLVNLPENIASAGLLNKDGHTMNSLGEVVNNAMQLIEEQSEQLTGVLPKSYTDFSDELLAELLRIFNNSALDEVGGDIIGRIYEYFLNKFAKNIASDDGVFFTPKSLVKMIVNILEPKSGILLDPACGSGGMFVQTGDFVANPNSSMTFYGQEKVEYNAQLCLMNIAVHGLTGVIKSGDEANTFYHDAHNLNDCCDYIMANPPFNVDKVKAESCESAGRLPFGMPAINKNKEVGNANYLWISYFYSYLNEKGRAGFVMASSATDSQGKDKDIREQLVKTGDVDVMISVGNNFFYTKSLPCSLWFFDKAKSEKIKDKQMTNLVVLILAQ, from the coding sequence ATGATAAATATACGCAAACTTGAAACTGAACTATGGGAATCTGCCGATCTTCTTCGATCCGGATCTAAACTTACATCGAATCAATACTGTATGCCTGTGCTGGGACTGATTTTTCTTCGCTATGCCTACAGCCGTTTTAAGATGGTTGAAGCCGAGATACTGAAAAATCGCCCCTCTCGCGGCGGGCGGGTCATGCCTGTTGAGGCCAGCGACTTTGCTGCCAAAAGTGCCTTGTTCTTGCCGAGAGAGGCACAATATGAGTATCTTGTAAATCTGCCTGAAAATATAGCCTCTGCAGGTCTATTGAACAAGGACGGACACACGATGAACAGCCTCGGCGAGGTTGTCAATAATGCTATGCAGCTTATCGAGGAACAGAGCGAACAGCTTACAGGTGTTTTGCCAAAGAGCTATACCGACTTTTCAGATGAACTGCTGGCGGAGCTTCTGCGCATATTCAACAACAGCGCACTCGATGAGGTCGGCGGGGATATTATCGGACGTATATACGAATACTTCCTCAACAAGTTTGCTAAGAATATAGCATCTGATGACGGTGTGTTCTTTACACCAAAGTCGCTTGTAAAAATGATAGTCAATATTCTTGAACCCAAAAGCGGAATACTGCTTGACCCCGCCTGCGGTTCGGGCGGTATGTTTGTGCAGACGGGTGATTTTGTTGCAAATCCAAACAGCAGCATGACGTTTTACGGTCAGGAAAAGGTTGAATACAATGCTCAGCTCTGCCTTATGAATATCGCCGTTCACGGGCTGACAGGTGTTATCAAATCGGGTGATGAGGCTAATACCTTTTATCATGATGCTCACAACCTCAACGACTGCTGCGACTATATAATGGCAAATCCGCCCTTTAATGTAGATAAGGTCAAAGCTGAATCCTGCGAGAGTGCGGGAAGGCTTCCGTTTGGTATGCCTGCGATCAATAAGAATAAAGAGGTCGGCAATGCTAATTATCTATGGATATCATATTTTTATTCCTACCTGAATGAAAAAGGAAGGGCGGGCTTTGTTATGGCTTCTTCTGCTACGGACAGTCAGGGCAAGGACAAGGATATCCGTGAACAGCTCGTCAAGACAGGCGATGTTGATGTTATGATCTCAGTCGGGAATAATTTCTTCTACACCAAATCTCTTCCCTGCTCACTGTGGTTTTTTGATAAGGCGAAAAGTGAAAAGATCAAGGACAAGCAGATGACGAACCTCGTCGTTTTGATATTAGCGCAATAG
- a CDS encoding tyrosine-type recombinase/integrase encodes MATIRKRGNTYQIRVSCGYDVNGDQVIETMTWKPDEGMSKKQIEKELNRQAVMFEEDVMGGQVTMTKKFQTFAEEWFKEYAEIKLKTQTLRNYHNLEKRTYEAIGHLRMDKITPRTIQKFVSDLCRTKKYNSKGEETGTLSPKTVKHYIYFVSSVFDYAVRMQLVKDNPCRNITLPTQEDKERDIYTLEEVQKMLSLFEKESEANYKYTIFFTLAAFTGLRRGELLGLEWKDFDWDTRLMKVVRTSEWTKEKGIYTDTPKTKSSRRVLKLPSDLCTKLKEYKQWQDNYKASIGNKWVENDRLFTKWNGEPMGMRSPYKYYEKFCKRTGMRFVNIHSFRHFNATAMILNGIDVKTVQTCLGHNDANTTLSIYAHSFQEAQAHAMDSVANSIYGKINPTNIQSEQSDANCVKQRFQIKVTTNKGQVKDNTENA; translated from the coding sequence ATGGCTACCATAAGAAAAAGGGGTAATACATACCAGATCCGCGTTTCCTGCGGCTATGATGTTAACGGAGATCAGGTCATTGAGACTATGACATGGAAGCCCGATGAGGGGATGTCAAAAAAGCAGATCGAAAAAGAACTGAACCGTCAAGCGGTGATGTTTGAGGAAGATGTCATGGGCGGACAGGTGACCATGACCAAAAAGTTTCAGACCTTTGCCGAGGAATGGTTCAAGGAGTATGCGGAGATCAAACTGAAAACTCAGACGCTGCGCAATTATCATAATCTTGAAAAGCGTACTTATGAGGCAATAGGCCACCTGCGCATGGACAAGATCACGCCCCGGACGATACAGAAGTTTGTCAGCGACCTTTGCAGAACCAAGAAATACAATTCCAAAGGAGAAGAAACCGGAACGCTGTCACCCAAAACAGTCAAGCATTATATTTACTTCGTTTCAAGCGTTTTCGATTATGCCGTCAGAATGCAGCTTGTAAAAGACAACCCCTGCCGGAACATAACGCTCCCGACGCAGGAGGACAAAGAACGTGACATTTATACTCTCGAAGAGGTGCAAAAAATGCTCTCCCTTTTTGAAAAGGAGAGCGAGGCGAATTATAAATACACTATATTCTTTACTCTTGCAGCATTCACCGGACTCAGGCGAGGCGAGCTTCTCGGACTTGAATGGAAAGATTTTGACTGGGACACCCGCCTTATGAAAGTAGTCAGGACATCGGAATGGACAAAGGAAAAGGGCATTTATACAGATACCCCTAAAACAAAATCAAGTCGAAGAGTCCTGAAACTGCCGTCTGATCTCTGTACAAAGCTGAAAGAATACAAGCAATGGCAGGACAACTACAAAGCAAGCATAGGGAATAAGTGGGTAGAAAATGACAGACTATTCACCAAGTGGAATGGTGAGCCTATGGGTATGCGCTCGCCATACAAATACTATGAAAAGTTCTGCAAGCGCACAGGGATGCGGTTCGTTAACATTCATTCTTTCCGGCATTTCAATGCTACGGCTATGATCCTAAACGGCATAGATGTCAAGACCGTGCAAACGTGTTTGGGCCACAATGATGCGAACACAACGCTTTCTATATATGCTCATTCATTCCAGGAAGCTCAGGCTCATGCTATGGACAGTGTTGCGAACAGCATCTACGGGAAAATCAATCCGACAAATATTCAGTCAGAACAGAGCGACGCAAACTGCGTAAAACAACGTTTTCAGATCAAAGTCACAACAAATAAAGGACAAGTAAAGGACAACACAGAAAATGCGTAA
- a CDS encoding helix-turn-helix transcriptional regulator codes for MSDKVYNNSNQNERGGFMEVGKKLRGLREDKKMSMYRLTQLTGVSGHHIKGIEEGTRQPTIETLSRLAVALGSSLAELFNDNMECTYLSHNERLLIENFRRLSDEKADALLKMSDVLNK; via the coding sequence TTGTCCGATAAGGTATATAATAATAGTAACCAAAACGAAAGGGGCGGTTTTATGGAAGTCGGCAAGAAACTACGAGGGCTCAGGGAAGATAAGAAAATGTCTATGTACCGCCTTACACAGCTTACGGGAGTGTCGGGACACCATATCAAAGGCATTGAAGAAGGTACAAGGCAGCCTACAATTGAAACGCTAAGCCGTCTGGCAGTCGCACTTGGTTCTTCACTTGCCGAGTTGTTTAATGATAATATGGAATGTACTTATCTTTCGCATAACGAAAGGCTTTTGATCGAGAATTTCCGCAGGCTGTCTGATGAAAAAGCAGATGCTCTGCTGAAAATGAGCGATGTTTTGAATAAATGA